In Bombus huntii isolate Logan2020A chromosome 11, iyBomHunt1.1, whole genome shotgun sequence, the sequence tgaagaattaaaaaaattcttaggTATTCGATCCTActttgaaaaagaagaagaagaagaagaaaactaCTTTTGATCTTGATGCTGCATTTAATGAAGGTGGTAATACTGGCGATGCAATGGAAGCTACCGGTGATAAAGAAAATCAGGAGCCTGAACCTCCTACGCCAGCTGAGGATGATGAAGCATTGGATTTAGAAAATtttggaagaaaaaaaaagaagaagaaaaaagcatTTAATTTAGATGAACTTGATGCGGCTCTGCCTGATACAAAGAAAGAGGTGGATAActttgtatataattattatatgcattaacagtatattatatttacttattcatatgtttatatatttacttaCTTTTAAAAGGATGTTGTTGAGCAACAAACAGAGGAAGTTGTTGTGGATGATACCTTTGACTTAGATATGGACTTCTCAAAAactaaaaagaagaaaaagaaaaaaaaagatcttGATGAGTTAGTAGCTGAGGAAGAACGTAAGGACATTGAAGATAAAGAAAATggtaaatattacatattgcAAGAGTATTATAGTTTGGGGTAACTAGTTGTTTATGTTACTCATTATTTGTTAACATGCTGCACTGAATCTGAGCGAAGTGCAGAGTATGGTAAGGGATATGTTTGCtgttttctatatatatatatatatatatatatcacatATAATAGTCACAAGTACATATATCATCTACACTTTCATAAATCTCATTTTAATGcaaaacataaaaaatgatTTCTCTTATACTTTATAAAAGTTGATTAATAAtcaatttgaaacaaaattgtattgaatattgataataagaaatttaatgtatattaaatattgaataagAATATTTCGATATACATTGCAAATAACAGGAAACAAAGTGCCCAAGGAATCATGCCTTCAACTTGTTTTCTCTTAAACTAATATTTTGGTAGTTTTATTCAGTTATGATAACATTATTTCTGTAAATTATAGTATGATAGAGagtcaattatatttattaaaataatgttttctcttcctttaaAAGCTGAATGTATCTGCTGCTGTATAATTGATCAGTAGTTCGTATTTTTTACATGCGCATGTCTAATTTTGTTAATACTAGATCAAATAAgcaaacatatacatatatataaatgtaaataaatttcatttagaaATCAAAggcagaaaaaaagaatagtacaattaatgaaattagacatagatttatttattaaattttttattgtcttcatcaattttcaatcaaatattaaatgtgTACTATATTTACCAATAGAAGAGACCAGTTGGGTTGGTTCAGATAGAGATTATACATATGATGAACTGCTGGTAAGagtatttaatattatgaGAGAAAAGAACCCTGATATGGTTGCTGGTAAAAAGCAGAAGTTTGTCATGCGTCCTCCTCAAGTAGTACGTATAGGCACCAAAAAGACATCTTTTGCTAATTTTACAGAGGTCAGTTGCATTATAAtacttgtttattttatttatcaaacTGTAAATCCTTTCATTATTACTTATCTTATGACTTTTTAATTCTAGATATGTAAAACACTTCATAGGCAACCAAAACACTTACTGGACTTTTTACTTGCTGAATTAGGAACTAGTGGTTCTGTTGATGGAAACAGTCAACTTATCATTAAGGGCCGTTTCCAACagaaacaaatagaaaatgttCTCAGGAGATATATTAAAGAATATGTTACCTGCCACACCTGTCGTTCTCCAGATACCATTCTTCAAAAAGATACTCGACTATTTTTCTTACAGTGTGAAACTTGTGGCTCAAGATGTTCAGTAGCTAGCATAAAATCTGGTTTCcaagtaattatttttattctcaaTATTAGTATAATTTTCTTGATATTAACTCTCTTAATAACTATCTTAACaaccaattatttattttaggCCGTCACAGGAAAGCGTGCTGCTATTCGAGCAAAAACTGCCTAAAAAATTTGTCATATGTCATGTTTATCAATTTTGTAgcataattttgaaattatcaGAGATTTCTTGTGTCAGAACGCAGTTTTTACTATATCTATTATCTGAACACTCATTTTTTACTTATGAAAACTGAGGATTGTcaagataaaaaagaataattgtaaaatttacagCACAACACTTTTTATCAATTCGCAACAgacaaaaagaaattatacaaAGTACTGTTTCTGAACAAATTTTTTCAAGTCCCCCaactatttttaatatttttatcttacttttgattttaaaatctttaatatattGTTTCCTCCTGGAATGcatatataaaatcatataatttgatagaattttattttttttttacgcaTTTCATTCCTTTCGTAATGACCGATGCGTATTAAACACTTTCGAAAAGGCATATAATTGAATTGAACACACTATTTAAATAGCATGGATAAAACAGTCACACGATAATACGTAATGCATTATCCATTTGTCTACCATTGTGACATCAACATCCTGTATAAAGAACGATTAGGTATAAAATGGTATAGATTACCAGTTGTTAACGATAGATTTAAGCTGGTAACAATTTGTTATATCATTTTCTGTATACAAGAAAATTGTAACATTAAATTCAAGTACATTATTACGCATGGCCAAAAGTATTATTCCTGATATCTTTTCATGAGAAGTGTTGCAATAAAATGCAGTGATTTTTTTAAAGCGATCAATGGCTATCTTTCTTAGCTAATTTATTCAATTGTATTTACTAGGTAATAAATCTATCTTAAGAAACTTCATTACTTCTcttatatttcattaataacaCTGTCaagatatttgtatttattaagTTTAATTCTAGTGTATTATCATGACTTATGGTTTGTTAGAAGTCATTTATGTGCAAgtcacaaatattttttattagaattaatCTGATGTAAAACTTGTTTATTGGAAGCATTGGTTATAAAACAATGTGCAATTTTAATGATTacaaatgtatattataacgATTAActtgaatatatatattaaatttgaataattttgtgctatttatatatattaaataatacaataaaaattatgattttgtgattaaaaataaacataGAGTTTAGTGGATGTAAAGCACTAAAATCGTATTCATGTAAATGATTagaaatgtattattttgttGCATCAGAActgttttttaattcaattatttttttcttaacaTAAATACCAGTGTCTATAAGGCTTTGGAATATAGAAATTGGCATGTTCGGCATTGGGAAATCTCTGAAAGGGACCCATACTCGTGAACCATCTtcatattcttttaaataaactGGTTGTGAAAATACTAATCCCTTTGGAATACCAAATGAACCTAAAAGAcgtaaattatttctaatttccctatttcattttttgcaattcttactatttttatattaccaTCAGATTCAATTCCTAATGATATAATTTCATCCCTGAtgctttttttattactatacCATAACTTTAAAAGATCACAAATTGCTCTACATTTTGGAAAATCTTCTGATGTGCCCATTTGATATCGAAGAAGGGCCTAAAAAAATTTCTGctgtttcatattatttaaaaaagtgcAACAAGTTATGTACCTTGCGTTTCAAATAGTTTTTATAAGGATTTTTATCATGTGTCTTGTAAAAAAACCACCTCAGTTCGGAATGTTGAGTTCCAAGTGGTAGTATCATATTCTCATTCGAATTTAGAGCTCTTTTATTTGGATAATAAACATCATATTTTTGAATCATATGGTGAACATCTACAAAGTGATTGATTCctataattaaatgtaattttttaatatatatgcaAAAAGATAGAAGCGAAAATATCATGGTATTCTGCTTTAATATATAAACCAACCCAAGAAGCCCCAAACAGGTGGACAACCAAAGTTTTGCAGATTAAGACCAAGTGAATTTACAAATGTGTATATAAGTTCTAAACCATAATGAGCACTAGCAACTACAATGTTTGTGCTTGATAATTTTGTAACAAGTTCCATCATGATATTGGCGTAAAAACATGGAAGATTCATTGAGCAGAAAATTACCTTCATATGTGAAGGCGCAtgttcatttatatgtgtacATAAATTtgctataattttataattacgtTGCAGCCAATTATCTGTACCTTCATATTCTTCTCTGAAAAATGCGTATGTAAATACTAGTAGACATAATAGCAAtgaataaaaacaatattaatagaTTTACCGTGTTAAACTGTCAAGGTAAATTAATATATCACAGTCTTTTAATCCATCAGGGATATTTTCCACAATATGTACTGTATTTATGCCAGCACCTATTGTTCCTGCATCTCTAAAAATTTTCCtaagtttaaagaaacatcCTGGTTCATCATACAAGTTAATAACAATTCCATGAGTCATCCAGAGCTCTTTTGTCATTAGTAACTGAGGAACAAGATCGGGGCACATTGATCTTCCTGCTCCTATTATCATTATTTGACGGTATTTTTTTTGTACTTGTAATGGTTTGcttctttgtttctttatatTACAAGCCTTTATTAAACGAACTTAACTTAGAAAAATGAActcttaaatataatatagaaatttttgCTATAAAACGTTTTCATACAAATAATAAGTCTGTTTGTAATGCATCAAGTTCTTctttgcttaaatataaactGATGTCATAATAATTATGCAATAATTCCCAAAATTGGGAACTACCTCCAATATAAGTTACATGAGACCGACTAAGTCCAATTTCTCTCCATATTAGAGGAGATTTAGTGTGAGTCCATCCATGAAGATCACAAGTTTCTTTCAACCAACACTAGAAAATAAGTTTCATAAAGAAgtatatttatgaataaaataatattaacttACATCCCATCTTGCAGAACTTTTACTAATACTTCTGTAATGAAAATTCGGTAATATCGTAGACAAACTTTCAGCGACGAAACATATATAATTGAAAGTACAATCTCCTAAAATACCAGCTATTACAGTCAAACTTCTATCTGTTGTCATTTTGTACAACAACAATTGAAAAACGTTTAATTGCTATTTTtgtgaaaatttttataaaaatccatcaataaaataatagtgtGTTATTCTTacaacaaaataatttatttatgcaaaaaaagtATCATGTATCAAAggtacattttattatattacttattcttaatcttctttttaacTTATATGTTTAATCACCtatttaaaatcaatttcataatatacttatatagtttaacataatataatattcttagattattttattcaaaaattccATAATAAGAAACTTAAAGCCACTGTTAAGTTAGATAACTATTccatttgtatatttaaattttgtcaTCATCATCTGATATTTCTGGTAAATCaggatttttaaattgtatcCATTCTTCATCAAATATTTCAGGTGATTTACATAATTCTGGCATTTCAATCTCAATTTGTTCTAGatctatataaaaaatttggaaaacatatatatatataatacatgaAAGATATATAGTTAATGTTTAATACCTGACTCAAATCCTTCATCTTCATAAGGTACTGTCTCACGTTCCTTCTTTACACAAAGTTCtttaaattcattttctaTAGTTTTAGTATAAATGTCatctgtaaaaatatatttctataatttaattattctttcaAGTTAATTActtttcatgaattataatttaatcaaGTAACTAAATATAATACCAAATTCAAGTTGCATATCATAATATGGTGCTAGACTTTCTGGCTCTGGGTATGATTTGTGAATGTTACTTTTTACTGGTAATGgttttttaaaaatactttcACCATACGATTCtggtaattttatattttttgtattagaTACTTTTTTTGGAGATACATCCTTCATTCTGTTGTAAGATATAGTTGgtttctataaaaaattaaaaaaatattatatatccTATTTACACAAATTTGCAATGAGTTGTacctttaataaaatatttctcttgaGTGATATTACTTGGCAGCTGTCGTCTAACTGTGTTAGTTTAGGctttaataattcttgttGTTTACTGGGAGTACTACTTTGTACAGTAGTAGAAACATTTAAGTCAGACTTAGATCTAATTGACAATCCTTTTGGTCTTGATCGGCTAACATTTTTCAGAGGAGTATCATTTGTACCAAGAGAACTTTTGGATCTTGCCAAAGGCTTCATAGCTGGATCTATAAtagttatattattaatacttttaaagAATTAAAGCAGTTAACATAAACCAttagtttaaaataatatttatataaaacaaagaaaatgtaaatattaaccccacgtatttttgtttttacctTTGTGAAGTTCCGATACTTCACCgaacaaattaaatatgtttgccatttataaaaatttatatgaaaaataaaccCAAAATGATTAGAAAGATATTCTGAATCTaaaggaaataatttaatGTTTCTAACTCTGCTTttgaaaaatctgttttcactTCTTTTTCATAAGCTTTccgtttaatttaaataacagtCTCTAAGCGAAACTAGGGAAAATTGGTCACACTGAATTCTTAAATTACTAAAAGTTTTTTTAGGTATAAAACAAAATTggtagaataaaaaaaaaatacgaaaatactGTTTTATTACTACCAGAATATATCTATATTGTATTCATccattataattatttatgataaaGTAAAATTAGAACGTTTCTATTGTCTTTAGCCTATAAGGATCAATAAAGTTTACACAAGAACGTATTTATCCataatgtaatttattaaaagagACAAAGAATTGTCTGTAGCAAATATTTCATTAGGATAAATTACattgataatatatataatatatatttttacatgtaTAATGACTTATCATGTCTTAAGGCCTCTAAAATATATAGACAACCAAAAGCTACCAACTGTTTACAGTGGAATGCTTTGATTAatgaattgatacaataaatTGATCACATGTATGTAcaattatttactatatatagGTATCAATGAAAGAATTGAAGCTTTTCATAAGactcaaaatgaaaaatgctATGCAAAGCTATAGAACAGATTGAAGTCATACTCAAGATGTAACATTTTGTTTGATATCTACAAAACAAAAGTACATTAAATGCAATATTCTTTCATTGATACATATACAATTAAGTAAAATGTTTATAAATGCTAGATTCATTCCTTTGAGTTGTAGCAAAAAGAAGGATATTATTTAGTGGAAATTTGAGTTTAGTTTCATGTCAATATCATTATGTTTTTACAATAGAACAGTCTGTTGATCTCGCTTATATACCAGTAAGATGTAGACAGCTTCTTTTCATATTAACAGTAACAGCAACATCGTTTTAACTTCACATgcttttggttttcttaagcCATTCTAATACTCTGAATTATTTGGAATACAGctgaaaattagaaaatttaacTTGTATATAGATGTGAACATTCTTTTCTATGTATTTTATGTTTactgaatttatttatatttaaattatattaaacttACCAGAACCACATACAACAAAGATGAAGAGTGCTAATAGACAAGGTCCAACTGGAGATCCTTGATCTTGTGGTTTCTACaaatacaataattattacatatcATTGTAACTTCAGTTATTATTATCAGATAAAGCTTGTAATTTGATATAATCAGTGAAATAAatagatttataataaaatgaaatttatatagtGTTTTACAGCTCATATTTACTTCATAAAAGATGTATAAATTAGTTAAAtaattgatttcaaatttgtagcATAGATTCATGTCACATATGGTACAATTATCAATCTATTAATTTGTTACTTTTTACTAgtcaacaaatttttaatcaaaaacatttttcaaagaTCTAACTATGCTAGCCGAAATAtgtataacataaaataaaaaatatgaaacaataatattattataaatgttattGCACATGCAATCAATTTGGCAACCTTATTATAGTTTATAACCTCAAAATTGGAaacgaaaataattgtttatttttacacaATTAACATATTTTAATCATCTTACTTTACACATAACTGTTAAAATAGATTTTATCAAACAATAGAACACAGCATACCGATGACTTTGGAACATTTCCACGAAGTGTGATGTTTTTTGTAGCTCTTTCGTTTGCGATACGCATTCTTTGTTTTGGTGCCATTTTTGCTGCTTTTTATTTATCGGAAGTGTTAAGTTTATaacttgaaataaaatagaaaacaaTTTAAATAGTATTTCAGTCACTGTACACCTACAACAATATGTaatgttcttgtagtaataAATAGTTGTGTATACTACACTCCGACCTGCTGCGTCGACGAGTACGCTTTGACACGTGAATACTTCTGAATGTACGACAGAGCTCTTAGTGCCACACTGGCACCATCAGAATCAATTCAACAATTATACTTTTTGTAATCCTGATCTTTTCTGAATCCTTTAATTATACATACAGATTGCTATATTATA encodes:
- the LOC126870958 gene encoding uncharacterized protein LOC126870958 isoform X2, with translation MANIFNLFGEVSELHKDPAMKPLARSKSSLGTNDTPLKNVSRSRPKGLSIRSKSDLNVSTTVQSSTPSKQQELLKPKLTQLDDSCQKPTISYNRMKDVSPKKVSNTKNIKLPESYGESIFKKPLPVKSNIHKSYPEPESLAPYYDMQLEFDDIYTKTIENEFKELCVKKERETVPYEDEGFESDLEQIEIEMPELCKSPEIFDEEWIQFKNPDLPEISDDDDKI
- the LOC126870963 gene encoding putative malate dehydrogenase 1B, whose amino-acid sequence is MTTDRSLTVIAGILGDCTFNYICFVAESLSTILPNFHYRSISKSSARWDCWLKETCDLHGWTHTKSPLIWREIGLSRSHVTYIGGSSQFWELLHNYYDISLYLSKEELDALQTDLLFACNIKKQRSKPLQVQKKYRQIMIIGAGRSMCPDLVPQLLMTKELWMTHGIVINLYDEPGCFFKLRKIFRDAGTIGAGINTVHIVENIPDGLKDCDILIYLDSLTREEYEGTDNWLQRNYKIIANLCTHINEHAPSHMKVIFCSMNLPCFYANIMMELVTKLSSTNIVVASAHYGLELIYTFVNSLGLNLQNFGCPPVWGFLGINHFVDVHHMIQKYDVYYPNKRALNSNENMILPLGTQHSELRWFFYKTHDKNPYKNYLKRKALLRYQMGTSEDFPKCRAICDLLKLWYSNKKSIRDEIISLGIESDGSFGIPKGLVFSQPVYLKEYEDGSRVWVPFRDFPMPNMPISIFQSLIDTGIYVKKKIIELKNSSDATK
- the LOC126870956 gene encoding eukaryotic translation initiation factor 2 subunit 2 isoform X2, which gives rise to MTEEDSVFDPTLKKKKKKKKTTFDLDAAFNEGGNTGDAMEATGDKENQEPEPPTPAEDDEALDLENFGRKKKKKKKAFNLDELDAALPDTKKEDVVEQQTEEVVVDDTFDLDMDFSKTKKKKKKKKDLDELVAEEERKDIEDKENGCTESERSAEYEETSWVGSDRDYTYDELLVRVFNIMREKNPDMVAGKKQKFVMRPPQVVRIGTKKTSFANFTEICKTLHRQPKHLLDFLLAELGTSGSVDGNSQLIIKGRFQQKQIENVLRRYIKEYVTCHTCRSPDTILQKDTRLFFLQCETCGSRCSVASIKSGFQAVTGKRAAIRAKTA
- the LOC126870958 gene encoding uncharacterized protein LOC126870958 isoform X1 encodes the protein MANIFNLFGEVSELHKDPAMKPLARSKSSLGTNDTPLKNVSRSRPKGLSIRSKSDLNVSTTVQSSTPSKQQELLKPKLTQLDDSCQVISLKRNILLKKPTISYNRMKDVSPKKVSNTKNIKLPESYGESIFKKPLPVKSNIHKSYPEPESLAPYYDMQLEFDDIYTKTIENEFKELCVKKERETVPYEDEGFESDLEQIEIEMPELCKSPEIFDEEWIQFKNPDLPEISDDDDKI
- the LOC126870956 gene encoding eukaryotic translation initiation factor 2 subunit 2 isoform X1, with translation MTEEDSVFDPTLKKKKKKKKTTFDLDAAFNEGGNTGDAMEATGDKENQEPEPPTPAEDDEALDLENFGRKKKKKKKAFNLDELDAALPDTKKEDVVEQQTEEVVVDDTFDLDMDFSKTKKKKKKKKDLDELVAEEERKDIEDKENEETSWVGSDRDYTYDELLVRVFNIMREKNPDMVAGKKQKFVMRPPQVVRIGTKKTSFANFTEICKTLHRQPKHLLDFLLAELGTSGSVDGNSQLIIKGRFQQKQIENVLRRYIKEYVTCHTCRSPDTILQKDTRLFFLQCETCGSRCSVASIKSGFQAVTGKRAAIRAKTA
- the LOC126870962 gene encoding stress-associated endoplasmic reticulum protein 2 → MAPKQRMRIANERATKNITLRGNVPKSSKPQDQGSPVGPCLLALFIFVVCGSAVFQIIQSIRMA